A genomic window from Cinclus cinclus chromosome 5, bCinCin1.1, whole genome shotgun sequence includes:
- the LOC134044707 gene encoding interleukin-8-like codes for MRLPPAAMGLLVLLLLSSSVPGGGLSLESLLTNMRCKCIKSTAHVINLGLILTIDVTPPGIHCRRKEVILTLKKNRRVCVTPEAPWIQLLIHKLTQRNGPKKMLPRPRREAPCCPWRPPIPSLPLSISRESTGMNSSWDSSDTA; via the exons ATGCGGCTGCCGCCGGCAGCGATGGGCCTGctcgtgctgctgctcctgagcagctcGGTGCCTGGGGGCG gTCTGTCGCTGGAGAGCCTGTTGACCAACATGAGGTGCAAGTGCATCAAATCCACTGCGCACGTCATCAACCTGGGGCTGATCCTCACCATCGACGTTACCCCGCCCGGCATtcactgcaggaggaaggaggtCAT CCTCACCCTGAAGAAGAACAGGCGGGTGTGCGTGACCCCCGAGGCTCCCTGGATCCAGCTGCTCATCCACAAGCTGACGCAGAG GAACGGCCCCAAGAAAATGCTGCCGCGGCCACGGCGGGAAGCACCGTGCTGCCCTTGGAGACCCCCCATCCCGTCCCTCCCACTGTCCATATCCAGGGAGTCCACGGGCATGAATTCCTCGtgggacagcagtgacacagcctGA
- the CNOT6L gene encoding CCR4-NOT transcription complex subunit 6-like isoform X1 yields MPKEKYDPPDPRRIYTIMSAEEVANGKKSHWAELEISGRVRSLSTSLWSLTHLTALHLNDNNLTRIPPDIAKLHNLVYLDLSSNKLRSLPAELGNMVSLRELLLNNNLLRVLPYELGRLFQLQTLGLKGNPLSQDILSLYQDPDGTRKLLNYMLDNLAVHPEQLPPRPWITLKERDQILPSASFTVMCYNVLCDKYATRQLYGYCPSWALNWEYRKKGIMEEIVNCDADIISLQEVETEQYFTLFLPALKERGYDGFFSPKSRAKIMSEQEKKHVDGCAIFFKTEKFTVVQKHTVEFNQVAMANSEGSEAMLNRVMTKDNIGVAVVLEVHKELFGASEYSCGMKSLHVDKQLLIVANAHMHWDPEYSDVKLIQTMMFVSELKNILEKASSRPSSPTADPNSIPLVLCADLNSLPDSGVVEYLSNGIVADNHKDFKELRYNECLMNFSGNGKNGASEGRITHGFQLKSAYENNLMPYTNYTFDFKGVIDYIFYSNTHMNVLGVLGPLDPQWLVDNNITGCPHPHIPSDHFSLLTQLELQPPLLPLVNGVHLPSRR; encoded by the exons atgccaaaggaaaaatatgatCCTCCAGATCCTCGCAGAATTTACACCATCATGTCAGCGGAAGAGGTGGCCAACGGGAAGAAGTCGCACTGGGCTGAATTAGAGATCTCGG GGAGAGTGCGGAGCTTAAGTACATCGCTGTGGTCGCTGACACACCTGACTGCTCTGCACCTCAATGACAACAACCTTACTCGCATTCCACCTGATATTGCCAAGCTTCACAATCTGGTTTACCTGGATCTGTCATCCAACAAACTCAGAAGTTTACCAGCAGAACTAGGAAACATGGTGTCTCTCAG GGAATTGCTTTTAAATAACAATCTGTTACGGGTTTTGCCTTATGAACTTGGACGGCTCTTCCAGCTGCAAACCCTGGGTTTGAAAG GCAATCCTTTATCCCAAGATATTCTCAGCCTCTACCAGGATCCAGACGGAACCCGAAAGCTACTGAACTACATGCTTGACAATCTAGCAG ttcacccagagcagctgcctccaaGGCCATGGATTACTTTAAAAGAACGAGACCAAATTCTGCCCTCAG CTTCATTTACAGTTATGTGTTACAATGTGTTGTGCGATAAATACGCCACCCGGCAGCTCTATGGCTACTGCCCATCTTGGGCACTCAATTGGGAGTACAGGAAAAAGGGAATCATGGAAGAAATCGTCAACTGTGATGCAGATATCATTAGTCTTCAG GAAGTGGAAACGGAGCAATACTTCACCCTTTTCCTGCCAGCCTTGAAAGAACGGGGATACGACGGATTCTTTTCTCCAAAGTCACGTGCCAAAATCATGTCCGAGCAGGAGAAAAAGCATGTGGATGGCTGCGCCATattcttcaaaacagaaaa GTTCACGGTGGTGCAGAAGCACACGGTGGAGTTCAACCAGGTGGCCATGGCCAACTCGGAGGGCTCGGAGGCCATGTTGAACAGAGTGATGACCAAGGACAACATCGGAGTCGCCGTGGTGTTGGAGGTGCACAAGGAATTATTTGGAGCAAGTGAGTACAGCTGTG GTATGAAATCGCTTCACGTGGACAAGCAGCTGCTCATCGTGGCCAATGCCCACATGCACTGGGACCCTGAATACTCAGATGTGAAACTCATCCAGACCATGATGTTCGTCTCAGAGCTGAAAAACATCCTGGAGAAAGCCTCAAGCAGGCCCAGTAGCCCAACAGCAGATCCCAACTCTATCCCTCTGGTGCTGTGTGCAGATCTCAACTCACTGCCTGATTCAG GTGTAGTGGAGTACCTGAGCAACGGCATAGTAGCTGACAACCACAAGGACTTCAAGGAGCTGCGCTACAACGAGTGTCTGATGAACTTCAGCGGCAACGGGAAGAACGGAGCCTCGGAGGGCAGGATCACGCACGGCTTCCAGCTCAAGAGCGCCTACGAGAACAACCTGATGCCTTACACCAATTACACTTTTGACTTCAAA GGTGTGATTGACTACATTTTCTACTCCAACACTCACATGAACGTGCTCGGGGTCCTGGGGCCATTGGACCCTCAGTGGCTGGTGGACAACAACATCACGGGCTGCCCGCACCCGCACATCCCCTCGGACCACTTCTCGCTGCTGacgcagctggagctgcagccgcCGCTGCTGCCCCTGGTGAACGGGGTGCACCTGCCCTCCCGCAGGTAG
- the CNOT6L gene encoding CCR4-NOT transcription complex subunit 6-like isoform X2, giving the protein MPKEKYDPPDPRRIYTIMSAEEVANGKKSHWAELEISGRVRSLSTSLWSLTHLTALHLNDNNLTRIPPDIAKLHNLVYLDLSSNKLRSLPAELGNMVSLRELLLNNNLLRVLPYELGRLFQLQTLGLKVHPEQLPPRPWITLKERDQILPSASFTVMCYNVLCDKYATRQLYGYCPSWALNWEYRKKGIMEEIVNCDADIISLQEVETEQYFTLFLPALKERGYDGFFSPKSRAKIMSEQEKKHVDGCAIFFKTEKFTVVQKHTVEFNQVAMANSEGSEAMLNRVMTKDNIGVAVVLEVHKELFGASMKSLHVDKQLLIVANAHMHWDPEYSDVKLIQTMMFVSELKNILEKASSRPSSPTADPNSIPLVLCADLNSLPDSGVVEYLSNGIVADNHKDFKELRYNECLMNFSGNGKNGASEGRITHGFQLKSAYENNLMPYTNYTFDFKGVIDYIFYSNTHMNVLGVLGPLDPQWLVDNNITGCPHPHIPSDHFSLLTQLELQPPLLPLVNGVHLPSRR; this is encoded by the exons atgccaaaggaaaaatatgatCCTCCAGATCCTCGCAGAATTTACACCATCATGTCAGCGGAAGAGGTGGCCAACGGGAAGAAGTCGCACTGGGCTGAATTAGAGATCTCGG GGAGAGTGCGGAGCTTAAGTACATCGCTGTGGTCGCTGACACACCTGACTGCTCTGCACCTCAATGACAACAACCTTACTCGCATTCCACCTGATATTGCCAAGCTTCACAATCTGGTTTACCTGGATCTGTCATCCAACAAACTCAGAAGTTTACCAGCAGAACTAGGAAACATGGTGTCTCTCAG GGAATTGCTTTTAAATAACAATCTGTTACGGGTTTTGCCTTATGAACTTGGACGGCTCTTCCAGCTGCAAACCCTGGGTTTGAAAG ttcacccagagcagctgcctccaaGGCCATGGATTACTTTAAAAGAACGAGACCAAATTCTGCCCTCAG CTTCATTTACAGTTATGTGTTACAATGTGTTGTGCGATAAATACGCCACCCGGCAGCTCTATGGCTACTGCCCATCTTGGGCACTCAATTGGGAGTACAGGAAAAAGGGAATCATGGAAGAAATCGTCAACTGTGATGCAGATATCATTAGTCTTCAG GAAGTGGAAACGGAGCAATACTTCACCCTTTTCCTGCCAGCCTTGAAAGAACGGGGATACGACGGATTCTTTTCTCCAAAGTCACGTGCCAAAATCATGTCCGAGCAGGAGAAAAAGCATGTGGATGGCTGCGCCATattcttcaaaacagaaaa GTTCACGGTGGTGCAGAAGCACACGGTGGAGTTCAACCAGGTGGCCATGGCCAACTCGGAGGGCTCGGAGGCCATGTTGAACAGAGTGATGACCAAGGACAACATCGGAGTCGCCGTGGTGTTGGAGGTGCACAAGGAATTATTTGGAGCAA GTATGAAATCGCTTCACGTGGACAAGCAGCTGCTCATCGTGGCCAATGCCCACATGCACTGGGACCCTGAATACTCAGATGTGAAACTCATCCAGACCATGATGTTCGTCTCAGAGCTGAAAAACATCCTGGAGAAAGCCTCAAGCAGGCCCAGTAGCCCAACAGCAGATCCCAACTCTATCCCTCTGGTGCTGTGTGCAGATCTCAACTCACTGCCTGATTCAG GTGTAGTGGAGTACCTGAGCAACGGCATAGTAGCTGACAACCACAAGGACTTCAAGGAGCTGCGCTACAACGAGTGTCTGATGAACTTCAGCGGCAACGGGAAGAACGGAGCCTCGGAGGGCAGGATCACGCACGGCTTCCAGCTCAAGAGCGCCTACGAGAACAACCTGATGCCTTACACCAATTACACTTTTGACTTCAAA GGTGTGATTGACTACATTTTCTACTCCAACACTCACATGAACGTGCTCGGGGTCCTGGGGCCATTGGACCCTCAGTGGCTGGTGGACAACAACATCACGGGCTGCCCGCACCCGCACATCCCCTCGGACCACTTCTCGCTGCTGacgcagctggagctgcagccgcCGCTGCTGCCCCTGGTGAACGGGGTGCACCTGCCCTCCCGCAGGTAG
- the LOC134044708 gene encoding C-X-C motif chemokine 13-like, with the protein MLRGRGWVGMAVWAALVLGLLLLSHQPGDTAILEANGNLSCRCLKSTRAFIPPAKYSSVEVLPAGSSCRRPEVVIKLKSRKTVCVDPDTLWVKKLLEHLPHLRKKKAPR; encoded by the exons ATgctgcggggccggggctgggtCGGCATGGCTGTGTGGGCAGCCcttgtgctggggctgctgctgctgtcccaccaGCCTGGTGACACAG CAATCCTGGAAGCTAACGGCAACCTGAGCTGCCGCTGCCTGAAGAGCACCCGAGCCTTCATCCCACCGGCCAAGTACAGCAGCGTCGAGGTGCTGCCCGCGGGGAGCAGCTGCCGGCGCCCCGAGGTGGT GATTAAGCTGAAGAGCCGGAAGACGGTCTGCGTGGATCCTGACACCCTTTGGGTGAAGAAACTCTTGGAGCATCTCCCTCACTT gaggaagaagaaggctCCCCGCTGA
- the CNOT6L gene encoding CCR4-NOT transcription complex subunit 6-like isoform X3 yields MPKEKYDPPDPRRIYTIMSAEEVANGKKSHWAELEISGRVRSLSTSLWSLTHLTALHLNDNNLTRIPPDIAKLHNLVYLDLSSNKLRSLPAELGNMVSLRELLLNNNLLRVLPYELGRLFQLQTLGLKGNPLSQDILSLYQDPDGTRKLLNYMLDNLAVHPEQLPPRPWITLKERDQILPSASFTVMCYNVLCDKYATRQLYGYCPSWALNWEYRKKGIMEEIVNCDADIISLQEVETEQYFTLFLPALKERGYDGFFSPKSRAKIMSEQEKKHVDGCAIFFKTEKFTVVQKHTVEFNQVAMANSEGSEAMLNRVMTKDNIGVAVVLEVHKELFGASMKSLHVDKQLLIVANAHMHWDPEYSDVKLIQTMMFVSELKNILEKASSRPSSPTADPNSIPLVLCADLNSLPDSGVVEYLSNGIVADNHKDFKELRYNECLMNFSGNGKNGASEGRITHGFQLKSAYENNLMPYTNYTFDFKGVIDYIFYSNTHMNVLGVLGPLDPQWLVDNNITGCPHPHIPSDHFSLLTQLELQPPLLPLVNGVHLPSRR; encoded by the exons atgccaaaggaaaaatatgatCCTCCAGATCCTCGCAGAATTTACACCATCATGTCAGCGGAAGAGGTGGCCAACGGGAAGAAGTCGCACTGGGCTGAATTAGAGATCTCGG GGAGAGTGCGGAGCTTAAGTACATCGCTGTGGTCGCTGACACACCTGACTGCTCTGCACCTCAATGACAACAACCTTACTCGCATTCCACCTGATATTGCCAAGCTTCACAATCTGGTTTACCTGGATCTGTCATCCAACAAACTCAGAAGTTTACCAGCAGAACTAGGAAACATGGTGTCTCTCAG GGAATTGCTTTTAAATAACAATCTGTTACGGGTTTTGCCTTATGAACTTGGACGGCTCTTCCAGCTGCAAACCCTGGGTTTGAAAG GCAATCCTTTATCCCAAGATATTCTCAGCCTCTACCAGGATCCAGACGGAACCCGAAAGCTACTGAACTACATGCTTGACAATCTAGCAG ttcacccagagcagctgcctccaaGGCCATGGATTACTTTAAAAGAACGAGACCAAATTCTGCCCTCAG CTTCATTTACAGTTATGTGTTACAATGTGTTGTGCGATAAATACGCCACCCGGCAGCTCTATGGCTACTGCCCATCTTGGGCACTCAATTGGGAGTACAGGAAAAAGGGAATCATGGAAGAAATCGTCAACTGTGATGCAGATATCATTAGTCTTCAG GAAGTGGAAACGGAGCAATACTTCACCCTTTTCCTGCCAGCCTTGAAAGAACGGGGATACGACGGATTCTTTTCTCCAAAGTCACGTGCCAAAATCATGTCCGAGCAGGAGAAAAAGCATGTGGATGGCTGCGCCATattcttcaaaacagaaaa GTTCACGGTGGTGCAGAAGCACACGGTGGAGTTCAACCAGGTGGCCATGGCCAACTCGGAGGGCTCGGAGGCCATGTTGAACAGAGTGATGACCAAGGACAACATCGGAGTCGCCGTGGTGTTGGAGGTGCACAAGGAATTATTTGGAGCAA GTATGAAATCGCTTCACGTGGACAAGCAGCTGCTCATCGTGGCCAATGCCCACATGCACTGGGACCCTGAATACTCAGATGTGAAACTCATCCAGACCATGATGTTCGTCTCAGAGCTGAAAAACATCCTGGAGAAAGCCTCAAGCAGGCCCAGTAGCCCAACAGCAGATCCCAACTCTATCCCTCTGGTGCTGTGTGCAGATCTCAACTCACTGCCTGATTCAG GTGTAGTGGAGTACCTGAGCAACGGCATAGTAGCTGACAACCACAAGGACTTCAAGGAGCTGCGCTACAACGAGTGTCTGATGAACTTCAGCGGCAACGGGAAGAACGGAGCCTCGGAGGGCAGGATCACGCACGGCTTCCAGCTCAAGAGCGCCTACGAGAACAACCTGATGCCTTACACCAATTACACTTTTGACTTCAAA GGTGTGATTGACTACATTTTCTACTCCAACACTCACATGAACGTGCTCGGGGTCCTGGGGCCATTGGACCCTCAGTGGCTGGTGGACAACAACATCACGGGCTGCCCGCACCCGCACATCCCCTCGGACCACTTCTCGCTGCTGacgcagctggagctgcagccgcCGCTGCTGCCCCTGGTGAACGGGGTGCACCTGCCCTCCCGCAGGTAG